From the genome of Streptomyces sp. NBC_01341, one region includes:
- the argJ gene encoding bifunctional glutamate N-acetyltransferase/amino-acid acetyltransferase ArgJ: MTGTTTRDPAGFVVHTAPVGLTGDGRDDFTVLASTVPAQVSAVFTKSRFSGPSVVLSRAAAADGQARGVVVIARNANVATGPQGDSNAREVRDSVAAAAGLPEDELLIASTGVIGLQYPMEQIRDHIKTLSWPFPEGGFDRAARAIMTTDTRPKEVRVRCGDATLVGIAKGVGMLEPDMATLLTFFATDARLPRDVQDRVFRSVMDRTFNAVSIDTDTSTSDTAVLFANGLAGDVDPVEFEEALHEVALALVKNIASDGEGASKLIEVRVTGARDTAQAKRVGKTVVNSPLVKTAVHGSDPNWGRVTMAIGKCTDDTDILQEKVTVEFGGTRVYPQSVDGPGDAELRAAVAEHMSGAEVVIGIGLGIGDGEFTVYGCDLTEGYVRLNSEYTT, translated from the coding sequence ATGACCGGTACGACGACCCGGGACCCCGCGGGGTTCGTGGTGCACACCGCTCCGGTGGGGCTCACGGGTGACGGGCGGGACGACTTCACCGTGCTGGCGTCGACCGTTCCGGCGCAGGTCAGCGCGGTTTTCACCAAGTCACGCTTCTCCGGCCCGAGCGTGGTGCTCAGCCGCGCCGCAGCGGCCGACGGACAGGCGCGCGGAGTGGTCGTCATCGCCCGCAACGCCAACGTCGCCACCGGACCGCAGGGGGACAGCAACGCCCGCGAGGTGCGCGACTCCGTGGCCGCCGCCGCCGGGCTCCCGGAGGACGAACTGCTGATCGCCTCCACCGGCGTCATCGGCCTCCAGTACCCGATGGAGCAGATCCGCGATCACATCAAGACGCTCTCCTGGCCCTTTCCGGAGGGCGGGTTCGACCGGGCGGCCCGGGCGATCATGACGACCGACACCCGGCCCAAGGAGGTCAGGGTGCGGTGCGGCGACGCGACGCTGGTCGGCATCGCCAAGGGCGTGGGGATGCTGGAGCCGGACATGGCGACCCTCCTGACCTTCTTCGCCACCGACGCCCGGCTGCCCCGGGACGTCCAGGACCGGGTCTTCCGCAGCGTCATGGACCGCACGTTCAACGCCGTCTCGATCGACACCGACACCTCGACCAGTGACACAGCGGTGCTGTTCGCCAACGGGCTGGCCGGTGACGTGGATCCGGTGGAATTCGAGGAGGCCCTGCACGAGGTGGCGCTCGCCCTGGTGAAGAACATCGCCTCGGACGGCGAGGGGGCCAGCAAGCTCATCGAGGTGCGGGTCACCGGGGCGCGGGACACCGCGCAGGCCAAGCGGGTCGGCAAGACCGTCGTCAACTCACCGCTGGTCAAGACCGCGGTGCACGGCAGCGACCCCAACTGGGGCCGGGTGACGATGGCGATCGGCAAGTGCACCGACGACACCGACATCCTCCAGGAGAAGGTCACCGTGGAGTTCGGCGGGACCCGGGTCTACCCGCAGAGCGTCGACGGCCCCGGCGACGCCGAACTGCGCGCGGCCGTCGCCGAGCACATGAGCGGCGCCGAGGTGGTGATCGGCATCGGACTGGGCATCGGGGACGGGGAGTTCACCGTCTACGGCTGCGACCTGACGGAGGGATACGTGCGCCTGAACTCCGAGTACACGACCTGA
- a CDS encoding thiamine pyrophosphate-binding protein → MSRVSTKPSNNPTAAHALLKRLHEHGVETVFGVVGREAASILFDEAPGIDFVLTRHEFTAGVAADVLARITGRPQACWATLGPGMTNLATGVATSILDRSPVIALAAQSESHDIFPNDTHQCLDSVSVMRPMTKYAVELQRPDEITDLVDSAVAAAMTEPVGPSFISVPVDLLGADIDASVVHPAAHTPAKPTGAVQAGWEATADEAAALLSGAEHPVFVVGAAAIRSGAVPAIRALAERLDVPVITTYIAKGVLPHGHHLNYGAVTGYMDGILSFPALETLFGPADVVVTLGYDYAEDLRPSMWARGGEKKTVRVSPTVNPIPRVYRPDVDVVTDVLAFVEHLDAATADLAKKTPHDITPLRERIAEFLADPTEYEDGMRVHQVMDSMNTVMEETAAAGEGTIVSDIGFFRHYGVLFARADQPFGFLTSAGCSSFGYGIPAAIGAQMARPGQPTFLIAGDGGFHSNSADLETIARLNLPIVTVVVNNDTNGLIELYQNLGHQRSHDPAVKFTGVDFTELARANGVEAVRANSREDLLAALRKGAGLGRPFLIEVPVNYDFTSGGFGALSI, encoded by the coding sequence ATGTCCCGTGTATCGACCAAGCCCAGCAACAACCCGACGGCCGCACACGCGCTGCTCAAGCGTCTCCACGAGCACGGTGTGGAGACGGTGTTCGGTGTCGTCGGCCGTGAGGCCGCCTCCATCCTCTTCGACGAGGCGCCGGGTATCGACTTCGTCCTCACCCGGCACGAGTTCACCGCCGGCGTCGCCGCCGACGTCCTGGCCCGCATCACCGGCCGGCCGCAGGCCTGCTGGGCCACGCTCGGCCCCGGCATGACGAACCTCGCCACCGGCGTGGCCACCTCGATCCTCGACCGCTCGCCCGTCATCGCGCTGGCCGCCCAGTCCGAGTCGCACGACATCTTCCCGAACGACACGCACCAGTGCCTCGACTCGGTCTCCGTCATGCGCCCCATGACGAAGTACGCCGTCGAGCTCCAGCGCCCCGACGAGATCACCGACCTGGTGGACTCGGCCGTCGCCGCGGCGATGACGGAGCCCGTGGGACCCAGCTTCATCTCGGTGCCCGTCGACCTGCTCGGCGCCGACATCGACGCCTCCGTCGTCCACCCCGCCGCCCACACCCCGGCCAAGCCCACCGGCGCCGTGCAGGCCGGCTGGGAGGCCACAGCCGACGAGGCGGCCGCGCTGCTCTCCGGCGCGGAGCACCCGGTCTTCGTCGTCGGCGCGGCTGCCATCCGCTCCGGCGCGGTGCCCGCGATCCGCGCCCTGGCCGAGCGTCTGGACGTCCCGGTCATCACGACGTACATCGCCAAGGGCGTCCTTCCGCACGGTCACCACCTCAACTACGGGGCTGTCACCGGCTACATGGACGGCATCCTGTCCTTCCCCGCCCTGGAGACCCTCTTCGGCCCGGCGGACGTCGTCGTGACCCTCGGTTACGACTACGCCGAGGACCTGCGCCCCTCGATGTGGGCACGCGGCGGCGAGAAGAAGACCGTGCGCGTCTCCCCGACCGTCAACCCGATCCCCCGCGTCTACCGTCCGGACGTCGACGTCGTCACCGACGTGCTGGCCTTCGTCGAGCACCTGGACGCCGCGACCGCCGACCTCGCGAAGAAGACCCCGCACGACATCACCCCGCTGCGCGAGCGCATCGCGGAGTTCCTGGCCGACCCCACCGAGTACGAGGACGGCATGCGGGTCCACCAGGTGATGGACTCCATGAACACGGTGATGGAGGAGACCGCCGCCGCCGGTGAGGGCACGATCGTGTCCGACATCGGCTTCTTCCGGCACTACGGGGTGCTCTTCGCCCGCGCCGACCAGCCCTTCGGCTTCCTCACCTCGGCCGGCTGCTCCAGCTTCGGCTACGGCATCCCCGCGGCCATCGGCGCCCAGATGGCCCGGCCCGGCCAGCCGACCTTCCTCATCGCGGGCGACGGCGGCTTCCACTCCAACAGCGCCGACCTGGAGACGATCGCCCGGCTCAACCTGCCCATCGTGACGGTCGTCGTCAACAACGACACCAACGGGCTGATCGAGCTCTACCAGAACCTCGGCCACCAGCGCTCCCACGACCCGGCCGTGAAGTTCACCGGCGTCGACTTCACCGAACTCGCCCGCGCCAACGGCGTGGAGGCCGTCAGGGCAAACTCCCGCGAGGACCTGCTCGCCGCTCTGCGCAAGGGGGCGGGGCTCGGCCGCCCGTTCCTGATCGAGGTCCCGGTGAACTACGACTTCACCTCCGGCGGCTTCGGTGCCCTGAGCATCTGA
- a CDS encoding penicillin-binding transpeptidase domain-containing protein, which translates to MSDPTLQQMARHDRASRRRPRRAPVLGVAVAVVLAAGAGWWGYRAWSGNGAGQDPEVTAATERLQSFLDAWGAGEAAKAGALSDSPENAESLLTSVMNNLKPTKSELAAGDGDKNDKGEVTVPFTARFSIPAVGRFAYESEASVVEKAGQWTVEFTSPMIHPRLKPGQTLALKTVAERAAVLDTNGDDLQAASLRGSVDEQGKGVFGLEARYDKQLRGGGGAATSEVVIADRQSGRAEASLTKSSAEPGKPVRTTIDPKVQGAAAAAMEGLKVNAALIAVEPSTGNILAVSNRPAGGLNRALAGQYPPGSTFKVVTAAAMLKAGMKPSDVVECPKFAHVDGQRFENQNQFTLPAGSTFKDSFAKSCNTMFVGHRAKVGGSALHDAAAAFGIGGVWDVGDTTYDGSVPVSTSDNDLAASTIGQARVQASPLVMASIAATVKEGTFKQPVLVPDAVRKKHEAAARLDPSVTDALRDMMRATVTYGAGSALTGIPGEPHAKTGTAEFGEEKPPRTHAWMIGYQGGSDLAWCVMLEDGGSGGADAGPVAARFLKALPDAG; encoded by the coding sequence GTGTCGGACCCCACCTTGCAGCAGATGGCACGTCACGACCGCGCGAGTCGACGCCGGCCACGCAGAGCACCGGTACTGGGCGTCGCGGTGGCCGTCGTCCTGGCGGCGGGCGCGGGCTGGTGGGGGTACCGGGCGTGGTCCGGGAACGGGGCGGGTCAGGACCCCGAGGTGACCGCCGCCACCGAACGGCTGCAGTCGTTCCTGGACGCGTGGGGGGCCGGGGAGGCGGCGAAGGCAGGGGCGCTGTCCGACTCCCCGGAGAACGCGGAGTCCCTGCTGACCTCGGTGATGAACAACCTGAAACCGACGAAGTCGGAGCTGGCGGCGGGGGACGGCGACAAGAACGACAAGGGCGAGGTGACGGTCCCGTTCACCGCGCGGTTCAGCATTCCGGCCGTCGGCAGGTTCGCCTACGAATCCGAGGCGTCGGTCGTCGAGAAAGCCGGGCAGTGGACCGTGGAGTTCACCTCCCCGATGATCCACCCGCGGCTGAAGCCCGGCCAGACGCTCGCCCTGAAGACGGTGGCCGAACGGGCCGCTGTGCTCGACACCAACGGCGACGACCTGCAGGCGGCCTCCTTACGCGGCTCGGTGGACGAGCAGGGGAAGGGTGTGTTCGGGCTCGAGGCGCGCTACGACAAGCAGCTGCGTGGCGGCGGGGGCGCGGCCACCAGTGAGGTCGTGATCGCCGACCGGCAGTCGGGCCGGGCGGAGGCCTCCCTGACCAAGAGCTCGGCCGAGCCGGGCAAGCCGGTGAGGACGACGATCGATCCGAAGGTCCAGGGAGCGGCGGCCGCCGCCATGGAGGGGCTGAAGGTGAACGCGGCGCTGATCGCCGTGGAGCCCTCGACGGGGAACATCCTCGCCGTCTCGAATCGCCCTGCGGGCGGGCTGAACCGCGCGCTGGCCGGGCAGTACCCTCCCGGGTCGACGTTCAAGGTGGTCACGGCGGCGGCGATGCTGAAGGCGGGGATGAAGCCGTCGGACGTGGTGGAGTGCCCCAAGTTCGCCCACGTCGACGGACAGAGGTTCGAGAACCAGAACCAGTTCACCCTGCCCGCCGGCTCGACCTTCAAGGACTCGTTCGCGAAGTCCTGCAACACCATGTTCGTCGGGCACCGTGCGAAGGTGGGCGGCTCCGCGCTGCACGACGCGGCTGCGGCCTTCGGGATCGGCGGCGTCTGGGACGTCGGTGACACGACGTACGACGGCTCGGTGCCGGTGAGTACGTCGGACAACGACCTCGCGGCGTCGACCATCGGCCAGGCCCGGGTGCAGGCCTCGCCGCTGGTCATGGCCTCGATCGCTGCGACGGTCAAGGAGGGGACCTTCAAGCAGCCGGTGCTGGTGCCCGACGCGGTCAGGAAGAAGCACGAGGCGGCGGCAAGGCTGGACCCGTCGGTGACGGACGCCCTGCGCGACATGATGCGGGCGACGGTGACGTACGGGGCGGGCAGTGCGCTGACAGGCATCCCCGGCGAGCCGCACGCCAAGACGGGCACGGCCGAGTTCGGCGAGGAGAAGCCGCCGCGCACCCACGCCTGGATGATCGGCTACCAGGGCGGCAGCGACCTGGCCTGGTGCGTGATGCTGGAGGACGGCGGTTCGGGCGGCGCCGACGCGGGCCCGGTGGCCGCGAGGTTCCTGAAGGCCCTGCCGGACGCCGGCTGA
- the cs1 gene encoding clavaminate synthase Cs1, which translates to MTVIDCSELRDELLELASRLPTVPRADLPAFLEAAKAASTDLPARLAEALDAFNVSGNEDGYLLLRGLPVEPEDQLPRTPESTPAPAERPLLTMEAMLGIVGRRLGLHTGYQELRSGTVYHDVYPSPGAHHLSSETSETLLEFHTEMAYHQLQPNYVMLACSRADHERRAATLVGSVRKALPLVPEGFRNHLFDRRVPCRVDVAFRGGVEDPGAIAQVKALYGDASDPLLGYDRELLAPEDPRDVEAVESLSKALDEVTEAVHLVPGDVLIVDNFRTTHARTPFTPRWDGADRWLHRVYIRTDRFGQLSGGEHAGDVVAFTPRA; encoded by the coding sequence GTGACCGTCATCGACTGCTCCGAACTCCGCGACGAACTCCTGGAACTGGCCTCGCGCCTGCCGACGGTGCCGCGCGCGGACCTCCCCGCCTTCCTGGAGGCCGCCAAGGCGGCGTCCACCGACCTCCCGGCCCGCCTCGCCGAAGCCCTCGACGCCTTCAACGTCTCCGGCAACGAGGACGGCTACCTCCTGCTGCGCGGTCTCCCCGTGGAGCCCGAGGACCAGCTGCCCCGCACCCCCGAGTCCACCCCCGCGCCGGCGGAGCGCCCTCTCCTCACGATGGAGGCGATGCTCGGCATCGTCGGCCGCCGGCTCGGCCTGCACACGGGTTACCAGGAACTGCGCAGCGGCACCGTCTACCACGACGTGTATCCCTCCCCCGGCGCTCACCACCTGTCCTCGGAGACCTCCGAGACCCTGCTGGAGTTCCACACGGAGATGGCGTACCACCAGCTCCAGCCCAACTACGTGATGCTGGCCTGCTCCCGCGCCGACCACGAGCGCAGGGCCGCGACCCTGGTGGGTTCGGTCCGCAAGGCACTGCCTCTGGTGCCGGAGGGCTTCCGCAACCACCTCTTCGACCGCAGAGTGCCCTGCCGCGTGGACGTCGCGTTCCGCGGCGGCGTCGAGGACCCGGGCGCGATAGCCCAGGTGAAGGCGCTGTACGGCGACGCTTCCGACCCGCTGCTGGGTTACGACCGGGAGCTGCTGGCCCCCGAGGACCCCCGGGACGTCGAGGCCGTCGAGTCACTCTCGAAGGCGCTGGACGAGGTCACCGAAGCCGTCCACCTGGTCCCCGGTGACGTCCTGATCGTCGACAACTTCCGTACGACGCACGCCCGTACACCGTTCACACCACGCTGGGACGGGGCGGACCGGTGGCTGCACCGCGTCTACATCCGCACCGACCGCTTCGGGCAGCTCTCCGGGGGTGAGCACGCGGGCGACGTCGTCGCCTTCACCCCTCGCGCCTGA
- a CDS encoding AfsR/SARP family transcriptional regulator, whose protein sequence is MAGVQIRILGPISMLSRNMPVPLAGQRQLRVLTALALVSGRAVSTPELITHLWGERPPRTAPGQLQTSVWMIRRSLAAVGAPQDTVLSTASGYQLDSALCEIDSDIFRRNVATAKKMVRADLKEEALDLLREALALWRGPALATISSSALQTRAARLEEERVAALQQRICLEITLGQYEEAIGELTDLIALHPLREEPYAHLMQALYLSGRQADALAVFRRARNTLTDELGIYPGPRLTTLERAILRQDADMLSAVPGMASR, encoded by the coding sequence ATGGCCGGCGTGCAGATTCGCATACTGGGTCCGATCTCCATGCTTTCCCGGAACATGCCGGTCCCGCTCGCCGGACAGCGGCAGCTCCGGGTGCTCACCGCCCTCGCACTTGTGTCGGGCAGGGCGGTGAGCACGCCCGAACTCATCACCCACCTCTGGGGTGAGCGCCCGCCGCGGACCGCCCCTGGTCAGCTCCAGACGAGCGTGTGGATGATCCGCCGCTCACTGGCCGCGGTCGGCGCGCCGCAGGACACCGTCCTGTCGACGGCTTCCGGATACCAGCTGGATTCGGCTCTCTGTGAGATCGACAGCGATATCTTCCGGCGCAACGTCGCCACGGCGAAGAAAATGGTACGCGCCGACCTCAAGGAGGAGGCGCTCGACCTGCTCAGGGAGGCACTCGCCCTGTGGCGGGGACCTGCCCTGGCCACGATTTCGAGCAGTGCGTTGCAGACCCGCGCGGCCAGGCTGGAAGAGGAGCGTGTTGCCGCACTTCAACAGCGTATTTGCCTGGAAATAACTCTGGGCCAATACGAGGAGGCCATCGGGGAACTCACCGACCTCATCGCCCTCCACCCTTTGCGCGAAGAGCCCTACGCGCATTTGATGCAGGCCCTCTATCTCTCCGGGCGGCAGGCCGACGCGCTCGCCGTGTTCCGCAGGGCCCGCAACACCCTGACCGACGAGCTGGGCATCTACCCCGGCCCCAGGCTGACCACCCTGGAGCGGGCGATCCTCCGTCAGGACGCCGACATGCTCTCGGCGGTACCGGGCATGGCCAGCCGCTGA
- a CDS encoding asparagine synthase-related protein — MMAHTFPAATGFLVSAHQGGDRAPRPVFATRGAHETVAEALRAQTLNAVLVHSGSAGDAVARSGDTALVLAGELYNREELLTLLPSGADARTDAALVLALLGIYDLHAFRLLNGRFAAAAALGDRLLLATDHAGSVPLYALPAPGRVLAATEIKALVPAAAQAPLSGRPVADARRIRRVPGVHQIPAGTVLDLDVRTGTAAPSRTWTPPVSRRILPEADATAAVRETLGRAVRARTGGTTPLVVLSGGIDSSGVAALAAAHTEGPLDTLSMGTDTSDEFAEARVVATHLGSAHREITVPTADLLGQLPHAIWASESVDPDIIEYLLPLTALYRALDGPARRILTGYGADIPLAGMHREDRLPQLDTAVAFDMATFDGLNEMTPVLSGIQGHWSTHPYWDRDVLDLLVSLEAGLKRRHGRDKWVLREAMSPLLPHETVTRPKLGVHEGSGTTSSFSLLLLDAGVPDADVHRAKSLVVREIFDRVVVEGLPPAEVSTADAVHQVAARLKETE; from the coding sequence ATCATGGCGCACACATTCCCCGCCGCCACGGGGTTCCTGGTCTCCGCCCATCAGGGCGGGGACCGGGCCCCCCGGCCCGTCTTCGCCACCCGGGGCGCCCACGAGACCGTGGCCGAGGCCCTCCGCGCCCAGACCCTGAACGCCGTACTCGTGCACTCGGGTTCGGCCGGGGACGCCGTGGCCCGCTCCGGCGACACGGCCCTCGTCCTGGCCGGCGAGCTCTACAACCGGGAGGAACTGCTCACCCTCCTCCCGTCCGGCGCCGACGCCCGAACGGACGCGGCCCTGGTGCTCGCCCTGCTGGGCATCTACGACCTGCACGCCTTCCGGCTGCTCAACGGCCGGTTCGCGGCGGCCGCGGCCCTGGGCGACCGGTTGCTCCTGGCCACCGACCATGCGGGCTCCGTCCCGCTCTACGCCCTCCCGGCGCCCGGCCGTGTCCTGGCCGCCACCGAGATCAAGGCACTCGTCCCGGCGGCGGCCCAGGCCCCGCTGTCCGGCCGGCCCGTCGCCGACGCGCGCCGGATCCGCCGCGTACCCGGGGTTCACCAGATCCCGGCCGGGACGGTCCTGGACCTCGACGTCCGCACCGGCACCGCAGCGCCCTCGCGGACCTGGACCCCGCCGGTGTCCCGGCGGATCCTCCCCGAGGCCGACGCGACCGCTGCCGTGCGCGAGACCCTGGGGCGAGCCGTCCGGGCCCGCACCGGCGGCACCACTCCGCTGGTGGTGCTCTCCGGCGGAATCGATTCTTCGGGCGTGGCCGCACTGGCCGCCGCCCACACCGAGGGCCCCCTGGACACCCTCTCCATGGGCACCGACACCTCGGACGAGTTCGCCGAGGCACGCGTGGTCGCCACCCACCTCGGCTCCGCGCACCGGGAGATCACCGTGCCCACGGCCGACCTGCTCGGCCAGCTCCCCCACGCGATATGGGCGTCCGAGTCCGTCGACCCCGACATCATCGAATACCTGCTGCCGCTCACCGCCCTGTACCGGGCGCTCGACGGGCCCGCCCGCCGCATCCTCACCGGATACGGCGCGGACATCCCGCTCGCCGGCATGCACCGCGAGGACAGGCTGCCGCAACTGGACACGGCGGTGGCGTTCGACATGGCCACCTTCGACGGCCTCAACGAGATGACGCCGGTGCTCTCCGGCATCCAGGGCCACTGGTCGACCCACCCCTACTGGGACCGCGACGTCCTGGACCTGCTCGTGTCGCTGGAGGCCGGGCTCAAACGACGCCACGGCCGCGACAAATGGGTCCTGCGCGAGGCGATGAGCCCCCTGCTCCCGCACGAGACGGTCACCCGGCCGAAGCTCGGCGTGCACGAGGGCTCAGGGACGACGTCCTCCTTCAGCCTCCTGCTGCTGGACGCCGGGGTGCCCGACGCGGACGTCCACCGGGCCAAGTCACTGGTGGTGCGGGAGATCTTCGACCGGGTGGTGGTCGAGGGGCTGCCGCCCGCCGAGGTGAGCACCGCCGACGCCGTGCACCAGGTGGCCGCACGGCTGAAGGAGACCGAGTGA
- a CDS encoding MBL fold metallo-hydrolase, producing MGQSRRSVLQGAFGAGAAGLLVGGAAPLPAAQRRPMPKGVDLGLRWLGVAGWELSFAGRSVLFDPYLSRMPYAGEGGALDPALPLRLDPDAVEHVAEKELTGAPELILVSHGHFDHLADVPHLLSRPGWAGRRVRTLCDATSRHLLAAMGTPAHRMADVVAVEGGDHLQFDGYSVEVFRSLHSRQDDYTSFAPGERDAVPPRPRTLGDMVEGRTLAFQVSVEGGPSVLLTGTSNVAEREVAGARPDIAVIGMSGHAALHGYPDRLLAALGSPPVLLPCHHDDMVTPLGDAGISRTSSPDAVTALARAAERKAPGGGTRVLTPRHLELLDVTGAA from the coding sequence ATGGGTCAGTCGCGAAGGTCGGTTCTGCAGGGCGCGTTCGGCGCCGGGGCGGCGGGGCTGCTGGTCGGCGGCGCCGCCCCCCTGCCGGCCGCGCAGCGGCGCCCGATGCCCAAGGGGGTGGATCTCGGGCTGCGCTGGCTGGGCGTCGCCGGGTGGGAGCTGTCCTTCGCGGGCCGCAGCGTGCTCTTCGACCCGTACCTGAGCCGGATGCCCTACGCCGGGGAGGGGGGCGCTCTCGATCCGGCGCTGCCCCTGCGTCTGGACCCCGACGCGGTGGAGCACGTGGCGGAGAAGGAACTGACCGGGGCGCCGGAGCTGATCCTGGTCAGCCACGGCCACTTCGACCATCTCGCCGACGTCCCGCACCTGCTGTCCCGGCCCGGCTGGGCAGGCCGGCGTGTCCGGACGCTCTGTGACGCCACGTCGCGTCACCTGCTGGCCGCGATGGGCACACCCGCGCACCGCATGGCGGACGTGGTGGCGGTGGAGGGGGGCGACCACCTCCAGTTCGACGGCTACAGCGTGGAGGTGTTCCGCAGTCTGCACAGCAGGCAGGACGACTACACGTCCTTCGCCCCCGGGGAGCGCGACGCCGTCCCCCCGCGGCCCCGGACCCTCGGCGACATGGTGGAGGGGCGGACGCTGGCCTTCCAGGTGTCGGTGGAGGGCGGACCTTCCGTGCTGCTGACGGGCACCAGCAACGTCGCGGAGCGTGAAGTGGCGGGCGCGCGGCCGGACATCGCGGTGATCGGGATGAGCGGTCACGCGGCCCTTCACGGCTACCCGGACCGGCTGCTGGCCGCGCTGGGGTCGCCGCCGGTCCTCCTGCCCTGCCATCACGACGACATGGTGACCCCGCTCGGCGATGCGGGGATCTCACGCACGTCGTCCCCCGACGCGGTGACGGCGCTCGCACGCGCGGCCGAGCGGAAGGCGCCGGGCGGCGGCACCCGGGTGCTGACGCCTCGTCACCTGGAGTTGCTCGACGTCACCGGGGCCGCGTGA
- a CDS encoding fasciclin domain-containing protein, with product MNVTRIHRSVFAASAAVVFSAVMGIAAPPASADNGTQPFGSGCSSLPADGQGSLAGMANDPVATAASNNPELSTLAAAVKAADLGDTLNNSKDITVFAPTNAAFEKIPKADLDALLADKSQLTKVLKYHVVGEKITKSDLAKGDFKTLEGSNLTTSGSGDSFTVNDSAKIVCGGIPTANATVELIDTVLMPE from the coding sequence ATGAACGTCACCCGGATCCACCGCTCCGTCTTCGCCGCGTCAGCGGCAGTGGTCTTCTCCGCAGTGATGGGAATCGCTGCGCCCCCGGCATCTGCCGACAACGGCACGCAGCCCTTCGGCTCCGGCTGTTCGTCCCTACCCGCAGACGGCCAGGGCAGCCTTGCCGGCATGGCCAACGACCCGGTGGCCACCGCAGCATCCAACAACCCCGAACTGTCGACGCTGGCCGCGGCGGTGAAAGCGGCCGACCTGGGCGACACCCTGAACAACTCGAAGGACATCACGGTCTTCGCTCCGACCAACGCGGCGTTCGAGAAGATCCCGAAGGCGGACCTCGACGCTCTGCTGGCCGACAAGAGCCAGCTGACCAAGGTCCTCAAGTATCACGTCGTGGGCGAGAAGATCACCAAGAGTGACCTCGCGAAGGGCGACTTCAAGACCCTCGAGGGCAGCAACCTCACCACCTCAGGGTCGGGTGACTCCTTCACGGTGAACGACTCCGCGAAGATCGTCTGCGGTGGCATTCCCACCGCCAATGCCACGGTGGAGCTCATCGACACGGTCCTGATGCCCGAGTAG
- the speB gene encoding agmatinase has protein sequence MERVDTAISPRYAQIPTFMRLPHDPQPTGRDVVVIGAPYDGGTSYRPGARFGPRAIRNESGLIHGVGIDRGPGTFELIDCVDGGDIDLTPFNMHIAMETAHRHLRGLLQDNAAFLMLGGDHSLTLAALRAVAEQHGPVAVVHLDAHSDTNPAFYGGEFHHGTPFRHGIDEGVIDPARTVQIGIRGHNPRPDSLDYARGKGVRVVTTDEFVETGVAGTHALIKELIGDRPVYVSVDVDVADPAFAPGTGTPAPGGLSSREVLALLRCVGELRPVGFDVMEVSPLYDHAGITSVLATEIGAELLYQYARAHIKERNDA, from the coding sequence GTGGAACGTGTCGACACCGCGATCTCGCCCCGCTACGCGCAGATCCCCACCTTCATGCGCCTGCCGCACGACCCCCAGCCCACCGGCCGCGACGTCGTCGTGATCGGGGCGCCCTACGACGGGGGCACCAGCTACCGGCCGGGGGCCCGCTTCGGCCCGCGTGCCATCCGCAACGAGTCGGGCCTGATCCACGGCGTCGGGATCGACCGGGGGCCCGGCACCTTCGAGCTCATCGACTGTGTGGACGGCGGGGACATCGACCTGACCCCGTTCAACATGCACATCGCGATGGAGACGGCCCACCGCCATCTGCGCGGCCTCCTCCAGGACAACGCCGCCTTCCTGATGCTCGGCGGCGACCACTCGCTCACGCTCGCGGCCCTGCGCGCCGTGGCCGAGCAGCACGGTCCCGTCGCCGTGGTCCACCTGGACGCGCACTCGGACACCAACCCCGCTTTCTACGGGGGCGAGTTCCACCACGGGACCCCGTTCCGGCACGGCATCGACGAGGGCGTCATCGACCCCGCGCGCACGGTGCAGATCGGCATCCGGGGCCACAACCCCCGCCCCGACTCGCTGGACTACGCCCGCGGCAAGGGGGTGCGGGTGGTCACCACCGACGAGTTCGTGGAGACCGGTGTCGCCGGTACCCATGCGCTCATCAAGGAGCTCATCGGCGACCGCCCCGTCTACGTGTCCGTCGACGTCGACGTCGCCGACCCGGCCTTCGCCCCCGGTACCGGTACCCCGGCACCCGGTGGGCTCTCCTCCCGCGAGGTCCTGGCCCTGCTGCGGTGCGTGGGCGAGCTGCGGCCGGTCGGCTTCGACGTCATGGAGGTCTCGCCGCTCTACGACCACGCCGGGATCACCTCCGTCCTGGCGACCGAGATAGGCGCGGAGCTGCTCTACCAGTACGCCCGTGCTCACATCAAAGAAAGGAACGACGCGTGA